TCTTTGAGAGATCgagtaattcttttttttttctttttttttgagataaagggAAGCATTAAGCCACCCAATGTTAGGTGATTCAAATAACTTTTCCGACGCgtgctttcctttcttccacTTGAATCTCAAATCAATCCCTTCTCAGAAAAAAGGCATTTAGTTCCAGATTTTTGTTTGTGAATGGAACGACATAACTCTTCCCATTCAAATATTGACTAAACCTTTTACTAGTTTTATAGTTATGCCCCTGTCATTGGAGATGGAACTCAATTAACTCACCCAACTTCTTAAAAAATGAAACGTATCATAAAGGTTGTCGCCATATCAAGTCAATTGGGCATGGAGGTCCATCGATAAATGTATTCATGATGTTTCCAATACGGTGTGGAAATTTGTCTGACAGAATTGAGGTTTTGTGATCCACAAGACATTTAAAATAGAATGTCTGACCTGATCTATATAAATGATGACTAAAAGTTGTTTTCAGTTAATTTATTAGAAAAAGGACATGAAATGCCTTACTCTGACGTCGCTTCCgaacattattattattattattattattattatttcattaaaatGGGAGGTTACACGGTACATAAATTAAAAATTGTAAGGCCTGTGCATAAATTTTTAATTACTCAAAAAATTCAGTGAACAAAATATGGGAAGCCGACGAGTTACACGATAATCTTCATGTTATGTAGAAGAGACATCAACCGCATATCAGCCGAGGAAAAAGCACGGCAGGAAGatcaactttttctttttccagtaCAAAGAAGAATGATGGTTTAACTTCCGTTATAAGTTGTTTTGACGAAGTCCAAGCGTTCGaaagaatggaaaaaaaattcatttatgGCAAGTCAACTCTTTGCTCTACGTCTTCCCCTAGTCAAAAAACGTAGATTCCATCCAGACAGAAAATTCAACATCGGATCAAGAAGTTCGCTGAgttttaaaatagaaaaaacaaaaaagcaaacaaagaaagaaacccaCAAGATACATGCAACGGGAAAGTTTTAGAATTTTCAACCTACCGGAAACTTGAGGCAGTAAAGGAAGGCAGCTGCACTTCCAGAAGCCCATCAGAATTCGAGTCAAAACTGGCCTACTGAACCTGCTTATGGTAGATATAAAACCATGCCGCAGGAATACCACAGGAATAAGCAAGTGAAAGCCATGAAGGCTTGGccactttctcttcttttcctctgtAGCCTCTTGTCTCCCTCCATTGCAGGAGATACCATCACCCCGAGCACACCGCTCAGCGATGGCGAAACTTTGGTTTCAGCAGGTGGGAACTTTGAATTAGGCTTCTTCAGCCGGGGCAATTCGAAGAATAAATACTTGGGCATTTGGTACAAGAATATCTCAACTCATACAGTTGTTTGGGTTGCCAACAGAGAAGCTCCGCTTACCGACCGTACTGGAAGTCTAAACATCAGCAGCGATGGAAATCTCATCCTCTCCAACCAGACAGCCAAGGTTTTCTGGTCGACGAATTCATCGAAAGCAAGCAGTCCGGTGGCACAGCTCTTAGATACCGGGAATTTTGTTCTGAAAGAAGGTAACAGTGATTCATATAGCTTCTTGTGGCAGAGTTTCGACTACCCATGCGATACGTTGCTTCCAGGAATGAAACTTGGATTGGATTTAACAACTGGTCTCGACCGATATCTTACCACATGGAAGAGCACCGATGACCCTTCACCTGGGGACTACTCCTTCAAGCTCGATCCCCATGGATCGCCGGAATTCTTCATATGGAAGGGATCGACGAAAGAGTATCGAAATGGTCCTTGGAACGGGATTCGATTCAGTGGTGAGCCTGAGATGGACTCTGACAGCTACTTCACCTTTGAATTTGTCGATAACTCGCATGAAATATATTACATGTATCAAGTTGCGGACAGCTCGATCATCTCCAGGTTTATGCTGAACCAATCGATGATTCAACGATACGTCTGGTTTAATTCAACATTAGGGTGGAGCCTCTATTGGTCCATGCCAAGGGACCAATGCGATTATTACGCTCAGTGTGGCCCCTATGGCATTTGTAACTCGAACGACTCCCCAATCTGCAACTGTATTCATGGATTCGATCCCAAGTCGCCACAAAACTGGAATCTCAGAGATGGGCGTGATGGGTGCGTGCGGAAGACAAGGTTGGATTGCCAAGGAGATGGGTTTCTAAAACTCACTGATGTCAAGTTGCCAGACACCTCAAACTCCACCGTGAATGAGAGCATGAGCCTTGAGCAGTGTCGGGAAAGCTGCTTGAATAACTGTTCATGTGTGGCTTATGCAGCTGCTAATATCAGTGGAGGAGGAAGTGGTTGTATTATTTGGGGAAGTAATCTGATAGATATTAAGCAATTTGTTGATGGCGGGCAGGATCTCTACGTTCGTCTTGCAGCATCTGAACTGAGTAAGTCTTTAGATTTTCTTTTACTTGCTCTAACTTGTTATTAAACACATGTTGAATCTTGCCTCAGGACACATCTTAATTAGAGTCTGTAGCTGAAGATGTTTAACTCTAGGTTATATGGATTTTGTTGTCTGAATAGTAAGGTTTTATGATGAGTGTGCGCAATTTAAAGGTGGTCATTCCTTTTTCACTTCATCAATCGCTTTCCTAAACAATAAATGCCGGTTATTCCTTTTGATTTAGATGTTAGGGCTTGTAGACGAAAGTTTGTAATTGGACACTTCAAATTCTAGTTGTTAGATatatttttccttgctttgtTTCTCTTGTCCAATACTGAATCTGTTAATTTGCCTTCGGAACTAGATGTATAGTCTTTAATTGTCCTGCATGAGAACTCCAGACTCTTctcataagaaagaaaaaagaaaagattactTTAGACTTCATGTTCAGAAAAATTGGCCATGGCCGTAGAACTTTGACCTCATCTCTGGGTGAACCATTTTGACTTTAGCTTACGTTTTCTGATTGCTTATCCAGACTGGTTGGTACAGAAAGGGAAGATTTCAATGAGAAATAACAAAGTGGTAGAGCAGAGATAATTGACCGGcgcacataaactaaaagatgATCTCCTTTCCAAGTCCAATTGACAACTAAAAGTCCTTCCTGAATACTCTTGATGAGAGACATCCTAGATAAAATTGCTCTACCCACACATGATGATCGCATCCTACTTTGAATTCATGGTTCCCGTATCTGAAGGCAGTTGAATTTTGGTCTTTCCTAAGATGATAGAAATCAAGCCTTTGTTTTTTAAGCTGTATCTGTTTATTATACACCAATCATCTAGTTAAATACTACAGCAAAAATGGTAAGTTTGACATTCCACCATTGTAAATGAATTAAACTGAGTCAAAAATTGTCTCATGATTCCATCAAAGTAATGCAGACACAAGCTCAAATGGAGGCGACCAGAACAAGAAAAAACATGCGACGGTTATTATCGTTATATGTATAACATCTGGGCTGCTGTTGTTGGTGTCAAGTGGATGTTACATTTGGCATAAGAAGTTCAGAAAACATAGTAAGTTTATTCCAGTTTTTTTCTCAGAAAAGAACAGAACAAGGAGTTGCTATTTCCTAAGTCCATGTACTCATCACTTCCATGAATTTCTTCTAAACCAGGTATTAAGTTAGGTGGGCGAAGGCAGTTGTCAATTGATTTGGCTCTTACTGCATTAGGTCCTACTCAAGACCACCACCCAGAAAATGAAGGTAACAGAGGGAAAGAACTGGAACTCCCTCTATTCGAACTAAGTACCATAGTGATTGCCACAGACGACTTCTCTATCGCTAATAAGCTTGGCGAGGGTGGCTTTGGCGCTGTTTACAAGGTATGATAGGCGTCTCATTGCAAtatttgtttgattcggttATCATCTATTGTGAAAATTCCTGATGTCAGCATTTAATCAATTTCTATGTGAGCCTAAGTTTGTACCCACCGTGTCTATCATTTTTATCAACGTATCATCgtatctttttctattttttgtctgGTTAAAGAAGTTGACATGCTCTTGGATGATGACCCCATGAATGCTGGTTGTGATGGACCAGGGTGAACTTGAAGATGGGCAGGGCATAGCTGTGAAGAGGTTGTCAAGGCATTCACGACAAGGCACTGATGAGTTCAAGAATGAGGTTATGTTGATCGCCAAACTTCAGCACGTAAATCTTGTAAGACTGCTTGGTTGTTGCATGCACGGAGAAGACAGGATGTTAATCTATGAATACATGCATAATAGAAGTCTGGACACCATCATCTTCGGTTCGTCATTCTTACCTATTTTGAATTTCAATCAGATTGAAGGATTTAAATAAACGTTAACAATGTTGATATACTATTACAAAATACTAAGCATATATAGTCTCCAGCTTTCCTACTTGGGTGATTTACGCTTAGATATTCATGGAAACTAGGCTATAGAATTGtgctaaaaaataattttgttcgTCTAATGGAATGGAGTTGGCTTTAGTTCACCTATATATATGAAATTTTGCTACTGGAAAGGAAAATTTTAAGGTTTTTATACAAATTTAATGGTTAATTTGCCTGATTAATGTGCAGATAAAACTAAATGTGCACTCCTGACTTGGCAAAAACGTTTCAATATCATTGTGGGGATTGCCCGTGGACTTCTTTATCTTCATCAGGATTCTAGGTTCAGAATCATCCACAGGGACCTCAAGGCTAGCAACGTTCTTCTAGATAAAGACATGAACCCCAAAAT
The DNA window shown above is from Phoenix dactylifera cultivar Barhee BC4 unplaced genomic scaffold, palm_55x_up_171113_PBpolish2nd_filt_p 002537F, whole genome shotgun sequence and carries:
- the LOC103723979 gene encoding receptor-like serine/threonine-protein kinase SD1-8, producing MLIYEYMHNRSLDTFIFDEGKRSLLSWQNRFAIILGIVRGLLYLHQDSRFRIIHRDLKAANVLLDREMNPKISDFGTARVFGDDQTDAHTRKVVGTFGYMSPEYAMDGILSIKLDVFSFGVLVLEIISGKRNKGFYQSEPQSNLITYAWKLWKEGKSFELLDESLEDLHNISEVLRCIQVALLCVQEQPRDRPMMSSVTMMLASENATLAEPKEPGFSTGRGSIDIITSRHSVNYITVTTEYHRNKQVKAMKAWPLSLLFLCSLLSPSIAGDTITPSTPLSDGETLVSAGGNFELGFFSRGNSKNKYLGIWYKNISTHTVVWVANREAPLTDRTGSLNISSDGNLILSNQTAKVFWSTNSSKASSPVAQLLDTGNFVLKEGNSDSYSFLWQSFDYPCDTLLPGMKLGLDLTTGLDRYLTTWKSTDDPSPGDYSFKLDPHGSPEFFIWKGSTKEYRNGPWNGIRFSGEPEMDSDSYFTFEFVDNSHEIYYMYQVADSSIISRFMLNQSMIQRYVWFNSTLGWSLYWSMPRDQCDYYAQCGPYGICNSNDSPICNCIHGFDPKSPQNWNLRDGRDGCVRKTRLDCQGDGFLKLTDVKLPDTSNSTVNESMSLEQCRESCLNNCSCVAYAAANISGGGSGCIIWGSNLIDIKQFVDGGQDLYVRLAASELNTSSNGGDQNKKKHATVIIVICITSGLLLLVSSGCYIWHKKFRKHSIKLGGRRQLSIDLALTALGPTQDHHPENEGNRGKELELPLFELSTIVIATDDFSIANKLGEGGFGAVYKGELEDGQGIAVKRLSRHSRQGTDEFKNEVMLIAKLQHVNLVRLLGCCMHGEDRMLIYEYMHNRSLDTIIFDKTKCALLTWQKRFNIIVGIARGLLYLHQDSRFRIIHRDLKASNVLLDKDMNPKISDFGVARIFGGDQSDAYTKRVVGTYGYMSPEYAMDGIFSVKSDVFSFGVLVLEIISGKKNRGIYSTEPNLNLLSHAWKLWKEGNSLELLDKSVGCSYSINEVLRCIQVGLLCVQDRAEDRPHMSTVILMLGSASAMLPLPKQPGYCSERSATDTEWSSSCTVNEITVTMLSGR